A region from the Drosophila takahashii strain IR98-3 E-12201 chromosome 2L, DtakHiC1v2, whole genome shotgun sequence genome encodes:
- the Rtnl1 gene encoding reticulon-1-A isoform X4, whose protein sequence is MAAGLETLQGLLQSLGELKDLPLNRESLESLIYWRDVKKSGIVFGAGLITLVAISSFSVISVFAYLSLLALFGTVAFRIYKSVTQAVQKTNEGHPFKEYLELDLTLSQDKVQNIAGVAVAHINGFTSELRRLFLVEDIIDSIKFGVILWVFTYVGAWFNGMTLVILAFVSLFTLPKVYENNKQSIDTYLDLVRSKLTEITDKIRVAIPIGNKKPVAAATESDKEK, encoded by the exons ATGGCTGCTGGTCTGGAAACGCTGCAAGGTCTGCTGCAATCGCTGGGCGAACTAAAAGACTTGCCCCTGAATCGTGAGTCGT TGGAGTCCCTTATCTACTGGCGCGATGTGAAGAAATCCGGCATTGTTTTCGGCGCCGGCCTGATCACATTGGTGGCCATCTCCAGCTTCTCGGTGATCAGTGTGTTCGCCTACTTGTCGCTTTTGGCTCTTTTCGGAACCGTGGCCTTCAGAATCTACAAATCGGTCACACAGGCCGTGCAAAAGACAAACGAGGGACATCCCTTCAA ggaATATCTGGAGCTGGATCTGACGCTGTCGCAGGACAAGGTGCAGAACATTGCCGGCGTGGCTGTGGCACATATCAATGGCTTCACCTCCGAGCTGAGGCGTCTGTTCCTGGTTGAGGATATCATCGATTCGATCAAGTTCGGCGTCATTCTGTGGGTCTTCACCTACGTGGGTGCCTGGTTCAATGGCATGACTCTGGTCATCTTGG CCTTTGTCTCGCTGTTTACCTTGCCCAAGGTTTACGAGAACAACAAGCAATCCATCGACACCTACTTGGATCTGGTGCGCAGCAAATTGACAGAAATCACCGACAA GATCCGAGTGGCCATCCCCATTGGCAACAAGAAGCCCGTGGCCGCCGCCACCGAGTCTGACAAGGAGAAGTAA
- the Rtnl1 gene encoding reticulon-1-A isoform X5, whose product MAGGSKRYSRNNSNGNFQPLPERGPVESLIYWRDVKKSGIVFGAGLITLVAISSFSVISVFAYLSLLALFGTVAFRIYKSVTQAVQKTNEGHPFKEYLELDLTLSQDKVQNIAGVAVAHINGFTSELRRLFLVEDIIDSIKFGVILWVFTYVGAWFNGMTLVILAFVSLFTLPKVYENNKQSIDTYLDLVRSKLTEITDKIRVAIPIGNKKPVAAATESDKEK is encoded by the exons atgGCAGGCGGCAGCAAGCGCTACTCACGCAACAATTCCAACGGCAACTTCCAGCCGCTTCCCGAGCGCGGACCAG TGGAGTCCCTTATCTACTGGCGCGATGTGAAGAAATCCGGCATTGTTTTCGGCGCCGGCCTGATCACATTGGTGGCCATCTCCAGCTTCTCGGTGATCAGTGTGTTCGCCTACTTGTCGCTTTTGGCTCTTTTCGGAACCGTGGCCTTCAGAATCTACAAATCGGTCACACAGGCCGTGCAAAAGACAAACGAGGGACATCCCTTCAA ggaATATCTGGAGCTGGATCTGACGCTGTCGCAGGACAAGGTGCAGAACATTGCCGGCGTGGCTGTGGCACATATCAATGGCTTCACCTCCGAGCTGAGGCGTCTGTTCCTGGTTGAGGATATCATCGATTCGATCAAGTTCGGCGTCATTCTGTGGGTCTTCACCTACGTGGGTGCCTGGTTCAATGGCATGACTCTGGTCATCTTGG CCTTTGTCTCGCTGTTTACCTTGCCCAAGGTTTACGAGAACAACAAGCAATCCATCGACACCTACTTGGATCTGGTGCGCAGCAAATTGACAGAAATCACCGACAA GATCCGAGTGGCCATCCCCATTGGCAACAAGAAGCCCGTGGCCGCCGCCACCGAGTCTGACAAGGAGAAGTAA
- the Rtnl1 gene encoding reticulon-1-A isoform X6: protein MSSKLLESLIYWRDVKKSGIVFGAGLITLVAISSFSVISVFAYLSLLALFGTVAFRIYKSVTQAVQKTNEGHPFKEYLELDLTLSQDKVQNIAGVAVAHINGFTSELRRLFLVEDIIDSIKFGVILWVFTYVGAWFNGMTLVILAFVSLFTLPKVYENNKQSIDTYLDLVRSKLTEITDKIRVAIPIGNKKPVAAATESDKEK, encoded by the exons ATGTCGAGCAAATTGT TGGAGTCCCTTATCTACTGGCGCGATGTGAAGAAATCCGGCATTGTTTTCGGCGCCGGCCTGATCACATTGGTGGCCATCTCCAGCTTCTCGGTGATCAGTGTGTTCGCCTACTTGTCGCTTTTGGCTCTTTTCGGAACCGTGGCCTTCAGAATCTACAAATCGGTCACACAGGCCGTGCAAAAGACAAACGAGGGACATCCCTTCAA ggaATATCTGGAGCTGGATCTGACGCTGTCGCAGGACAAGGTGCAGAACATTGCCGGCGTGGCTGTGGCACATATCAATGGCTTCACCTCCGAGCTGAGGCGTCTGTTCCTGGTTGAGGATATCATCGATTCGATCAAGTTCGGCGTCATTCTGTGGGTCTTCACCTACGTGGGTGCCTGGTTCAATGGCATGACTCTGGTCATCTTGG CCTTTGTCTCGCTGTTTACCTTGCCCAAGGTTTACGAGAACAACAAGCAATCCATCGACACCTACTTGGATCTGGTGCGCAGCAAATTGACAGAAATCACCGACAA GATCCGAGTGGCCATCCCCATTGGCAACAAGAAGCCCGTGGCCGCCGCCACCGAGTCTGACAAGGAGAAGTAA